A window of the Dermatophagoides farinae isolate YC_2012a chromosome 2, ASM2471394v1, whole genome shotgun sequence genome harbors these coding sequences:
- the LOC124500105 gene encoding testis-specific serine/threonine-protein kinase 4, whose protein sequence is MSKKQSQGKSGGSSASSIDIDPKTAAVFKRKNYHILNRLGAGAFGTVYKAERINQPNELSAVKVLELTQMTANYRAKFLPRELQALIETKHENIVDVFDIIRANQRIYIFMEFMGGGDIAGYVRKNNGMSLKLACVWFLQITNGLQHLHEQLLMCHRDIKLDNMLLNEQNIAKLSDFGFARQSFDSATNKVLMSTTFCGTLPYYCPQLLQKVPYDPFKADVWAMGVSFFIMLENRFPFHFKEKPLMLQEMTDFPKFIRSRYSKELSNDARRLLETMLNPNEKERVNIGDVQHNRWLHRTGSISKMDKVIPKVHAEEEEEEELVDPMNVLRERCTTEHCQSLKDKYEACNDRVNSKSATAENCFEEIVDFLHCVDHCVAPKLFSKLV, encoded by the exons ATGAGCAAAAAACAAAGTCAAGGAAAATCCGGTGGATCTTCGGCGTCTTCAATCgatattgatccaaaaacAGCGGCAGTATTCAAACGTAAAAATTATCACATCTTAAATCGTCTTGGAGCTGGAGCATTCGGAACG GTTTACAAAGCTGAACGAATCAATCAGCCAAATGAATTGTCAGCGGTAAAAGTATTGGAACTGACACAGATGACTGCCAATTATCGAGCAAAATTTTTGCCACGTGAACTTCAAGCATtgatcgaaacaaaacatgaaaatataGTCGATGTTTTCGACATTATACGTGCAAATCAACGTATCTATATTTTCATGGAATTCATGGGTGGTGGTGATATTGCAGGCTATGTACGTAAGAATAATGGCATGTCATTGAAATTGGCTTGCGTATGGTTTTTACAGATAACCAACGGTCTACAACATCTTCATGAACAATTATTAATGTGTCATCGAGATATCAAATTAGACAACATGCTATTGAATGAGCAAAACATTGCTAAATTATCAGATTTTGGATTCGCAAgacaatcatttgattctgCTACAAATAAGGTTTTAATGTCGACGACATTTTGCGGTACATTACCTTATTATTGTCCACAATTGTTGCAAAAAGTTCCGTATGATCCATTCAAAGCCGATGTCTGGGCAATGGgtgtttcgtttttcataATGCTTGAGAATCGttttccattccatttcaaagaaaaaccGTTGATGTTACAGGAAATGACCGATTTtccaaaattcattcgatctAGATACAGTAAGGAATTGTCGAATGACGCGAGACGATTATTGGAAACAATGTTgaatccaaatgaaaaagaacgTGTAAACATAGGTGACGTGCAACATAATCGATGGCTACATCGTACAGGATC TATTTCCAAAATGGACAAAGTGATACCGAAAGTTCATgctgaagaagaagaagaggaAGAATTAGTCGATCCGATGAATGTATTACGTGAACGATGTACAACCGAACATTGTCAATCATTGAAGGATAAATATGAAGCCTGTAATGATCGTGTCAATTCTAAATCGGCAACTgctgaaaattgttttgaagAAATTGTCGATTTCCTCCATTGTGTGGATCATTGTGTAGCACCAAAATTGTTCTCCAAACTTGTATAA
- the AIMP1 gene encoding aaRS-interacting multifunctional protein 1 — protein MSHDLIRQLQANHEVLVSKIAHIESTLKDKNLNVTNNNRNDGGNVDNRNDIETEQQKLIAENQSLRNEIQRITQRLTDLEIQIKGSPSVLSMDILKNVVNKLSDQMPDSSSTQVQQSQSEAKKVAVESKQKTEKQKKTETKQAKSDTKPKGGKGNKVATTTELESERLIDVSRLDLRVGKIIDVKKHPDADTLYVEQIECGEDKPRTVVSGLVKFVPVEEMQNRMVVVLCNLKPAKMRGIVSEAMVMCASTPEKVEVLLPPEGSIPGDRVTFAKYPGQPDQLLNPKKKIWEQIAPDLTTNDNLEATYKGDTFIVPEKGPVKSITLKNVPVK, from the coding sequence ATGTCACATGATTTAATCCGACAGCTTCAAGCCAATCACGAAGTATTGGTATCGAAAATTGCTCATATTGAATCAACATTGAAGGATAAGAATCTAAAtgtaacaaataataatcgaaatgatggtggtaatgTAGATAATCGAAATGATATTGAAACCGAACAGCAAAAATTGATAGCTGAAAATCAAAGTcttcgaaatgaaattcaacgTATTACACAGCGATTAACCGATTtggaaattcaaatcaaaggCAGTCCAAGTGTTTTGTCGATGGacatattgaaaaatgttgtGAACAAGTTATCAGATCAAATGCCAGACTCTTCATCAACTCAAGTACAACAATCCCAGTCAGAGGCCAAAAAAGTTGCCGTTgaatccaaacaaaaaacggaaaaacaaaagaaaactGAGACAAAACAAGCCAAATCTGATACTAAGCCTAAAGGTGGTAAAGGAAATAAAGTAGCGACTACTACCGAACTGGAATCCGAAAGACTGATCGATGTTAGCCGTTTGGATTTACGTGTtggaaaaataatcgatGTAAAAAAACATCCAGATGCTGATACACTTTATGTGgaacaaattgaatgtgGCGAAGACAAACCACGAACTGTTGTATCGGGTTTGGTTAAATTTGTTCCCGTGGAAGAGATGCAAAATCGTATGGTTGTCGTTCTTTGTAATTTAAAACCGGCTAAAATGCGTGGCATTGTTTCCGAAGCTATGGTCATGTGTGCATCAACACCGGAAAAAGTTGAAGTATTGTTGCCACCAGAAGGTTCCATACCTGGTGATCGTGTTACATTTGCTAAATATCCTGGCCAACCGGATCAACTATTgaatccaaagaaaaaaatctgggAACAGATTGCCCCAGATCTAACaaccaatgataatttagAAGCCACATATAAAGGCGATACATTTATTGTTCCAGAAAAAGGTCCTGTTAAATCGATCACATTAAAAAATGTTCCGGTCAAATag
- the LOC124492631 gene encoding uncharacterized protein LOC124492631, with amino-acid sequence MFARGLIPTGTGGSIATSGGGNLMMTGTGGHHHHHHHHYPHHHHGGGGGGFYTSNGFTGTGTGSIGTYGASNSGGGGSSSITENNRVILNVGGIRFETYKTTLRKIPATRLSRLTEALANYDPVLNEYFFDRHPGVFAQILNYYRTGKLHYPTNVCGPLFEEELEFWGLDANQVEPCCWMTYTCHRDTQQTLAILDTLDMDAASLTEEEMSKKFGYEEQYHKGKLTRWQRLKPKIWLLFDEPYSSNAAKGVAIISVFFICVSIFSFCIKTHPNMRVPVIYNRTIKQPPNFRPPYSRYSSIPYEQHKQQQEQQEYSIHPNHHRQRHHHHNNHHKQRQRPSYPHKSSLSSTIAQSSSSSSISDNKQSDLNIDDNNENEDFDDNESKSSSSSSKTWKESWTLDKHKTDAHDAFFYIESICNAWFSFEIATRFLVAPSKLEFTKDAINVIDAIATLSFYSDLILQSLAASVQLANADILDFFSIIRILRLFKLTRHSRGLKILVHTFRASAKELFLLVFFLVLGIVIFASLVYYAERLQANPRNDFKSIPEGLWWAIVTMTTVGYGDMVPQTYAGMLVGALCALAGVLTIALPVPVIVSNFTMFYSHTQAREKLPRQRRRVVNVADPIQPTSTTTSPAPPQSSTHHSWTNTGSTAAPTPTPPPPPSSSSSLIKPTIAINKQSSSSSSPPPPPLSSSLIKSNSTTTSITTTTTTSATTTFVTTMATTMITTTNNSLVAEKRLRRRSSQQQSNSKENKISELSYVKHDDATAITTADNNTVIHHHKETIMDVNNDDGNMKKNPTNPKVSPKNIDNDVEQRQNDEKQQRKTKKKCRHQSISIAANSIESNNRDNIININHNVTTNPQKLQQTRVVLSVDRKRSTPHVEIISNPVSSKYSSIISNADDDDTINANNINIDGQNLHNQRQQQLQINDIHCSCCHHQLELEKQCLTISDTTSIQQQQKQSSSQQHQHPTSSTFQRKDYRFNL; translated from the exons ATGTTTGCTCGTGGATTAATTCCAACTGGTACGGGTGGTTCAATCGCTACCAGTGGTGGTggaaatttaatgatgactGGTACtggtggccatcatcatcatcatcatcaccattatccacatcatcatcacggtggtggtggtggtggatttTATACATCCAATGGTTTTACCGGTACTGGTACCGGATCTATTGGTACTTATGGTGCAAGtaatagtggtggtggtggtagtagtagtataaCTGAAAATAATCGTGTGATATTAAATGTTGGTGGCATACGTTTTGAAACATATAAAACAACATTAAGAAAAATTCCGGCAACACGTTTATCACGTTTAACTGAAGCATTGGCAAATTATGATCCcgttttgaatgaatatttttttgatagaCATCCGGGTGTTTTTGCACAGATTctaaattattatcgaaCCGGAAAATTACATTATCCCACTAATGTTTGTGGCCCATTATTTGAAGAGGAGCTAGAATTCTGGGGTCTTGATGCTAATCAG gTTGAACCTTGTTGCTGGATGACATATACATGTCATCGTGATACACAACAAACATTGGCCATATTGGATACATTGGATATGGATGCAGCTAGTTTAACTGAAGAagaaatgtcaaaaaaatttggttatGAAGAACAATATCATAAAGGAAAATTAACAAGATGGCAACGtttaaaaccaaaaatatggttattatttgatgaaccATATTCATCTAATGCGGCCAAG GGTGTGGCAATTATTTCCGTATTTTTCATATGtgtatcaatattttcattttgtataaAAACACATCCAAATATGCGTGTGCCGGTCATTTACAACCGTACTATAAAACAGCCACCAAATTTTCGTCCACCTTATTCACGTTATTCTTCCATACCATATGAacaacataaacaacaacaagaacaacaagaatattcaattcatccaaatcatcatagacaacgacatcatcatcataataatcatcataaacaacgGCAACGGCCATCTTATCcacataaatcatcattatcatcgacaattgctcaatcatcatcatcatcatcaattagtgataataaacaaagtgatctaaatattgatgataataatgaaaatgaagattttgatgataatgaatcaaaatcatcatcatcatcatcaaaaacatgGAAAGAATCATGGACCTTGGATAAACATAAAACCGATGCACATGATGCATTTTTCTATATTGAATCCATCTGTAATGCttggttttcatttgaaattgcaACAAGATTTTTG GTTGCACCAAGTAAATTGGAATTCACAAAAGATGCCATCAATGTAATCGATGCCATAGCAAcgttatcattttattctgatCTAATATTACAATCATTGGCCGCATCTGTACAATTGGCCAATGCTGatatattggattttttttccattattcgTATATTAAGATTATTTAAATTAACAAGACATTCACGTGGTCTGAAAATACTTGTACATACATTTCGTGCTAGTGCCaaagaattatttttattagtATTTTTTCTAGTACTTGGTATAGTTATTTTTGCTAGCCTAGTTTATTATGCTGAACGTTTACAAGCGAATCCAAGAAATGATTTCAAAAGTATACCCGAAGGATTATGGTGGGCTATTGTTACTATGACTACAGTTGGTTATG GTGATATGGTTCCACAAACATATGCCGGAATGTTAGTCGGTGCATTGTGTGCATTAGCCGGTGTATTAACAATAGCATTACCTGTGCCGGTAATTGTATCAAATTTCACAATGTTTTATTCACATACACAAGCAAGAGAAAAACTTCCAAGACAACGACGTCGTGTGGTTAATGTGGCTGATCCTATACAgccaacatcaacaacaacatcaccGGCACCACCTCAATCATCTACACATCATAGTTGGACAAATACTGGTTCTACAGCTGCACCAACGCctacaccaccaccaccaccatcatcatcatcatcattgataaagCCTACTATTGCTATAAAtaagcaatcatcatcatcatcatcaccaccaccaccgcctttatcatcatcattaataaaatcaaattcgacaacaacatccataacaacaacaacaacaacatcagcaacaacaacatttgtaACGACAATGGCAACTACAATGATAACAACTACAAATAACAGTTTAGTTGCTGAAAAACGACTTCGTCGTCGTTCaagtcaacaacaatccaatAGCAAAGAGAATAAAATATCTGAATTGTCATATGTTaaacatgatgatgctaCTGCCATCACCACTGCCGATAATAATACTgtcatccatcatcataaag aAACAATAATGGAcgtaaataatgatgatggaaatatgAAGAAGAATCCAACAAATCCAAAAGTTTCACcgaaaaacattgataacGATGTTGAACAGCggcaaaatgatgaaaaacaacaacgaaaaacaaagaaaaaatgtcgacatcaatcaatatcgattgctgccaattcaattgaatctaATAATCGtgataacatcatcaatatcaatcacAATGTCACAACTAATCCACAAAAACTACAACAAACTCGTGTTGTATTATCAGTGGATCGTAAAAGATCCACTCCACATGTGGAAATTATTTCCAATCCTGTATCATCCAAATACTCATCGATTATATcaaatgctgatgatgatgacaccaTTAATGCCAataacatcaacattgatggACAGAATTTACATAATCAACGGCAACAGCAACTGCAAATAAATGATATACACTGTTCTtgctgtcatcatcaattggaaTTAGAAAAACAATGTTTAACAATTTCAGATACAACATCGatacaacagcaacaaaaacaatcatcatcacagcaacatcaacatcCTACATCATCAACGTTTCAACGAAAAGATTATCGATTCAATCTTTGA